The following are encoded together in the Pectobacterium wasabiae CFBP 3304 genome:
- a CDS encoding type I secretion system permease/ATPase, with the protein MKLHSVQETKGSDESVTHEPTVHEPIVHENSDPRSRHDDPLLDGLLILCTLQGKSVSRTTLTAGLPLANQRLSVKLLPRAAARAGLQGRVLKRSLNKISEMSLPAMLLLREGGAAILLGWNADGSARLMPSETEGGEISVEHNTLQQNYLGLVMFAQPRHQFDLQNPSLIPHTKSWFRDTLKLSRSLYLDAILASLLVNIIALATPLFVMNVYDRVVPNQATATLWVLAIGVTGAFVFDLILKTLRGICLDMAGKKTDLIISATLFERITGMSMKARPPRVGSFAQNIHEFQSLRDFLSSLTLTTLIDFPFTLLLLLVIGIIGGPLVWVSILAYPIALLASWAMQKPLSATIEKTMHLASERQATLIETLSCLDAIKVNNAESERQHQWEQTIGSLSKLEMRVKALSSLAVNLTQWFQQFAGVAMIVVGVYLLINGKLSMGGLIACYMLNGRALMPLGQLSGLVSRYQQARLTMQTTEQMMQLPQERSDNEHPLKRESIRGGIEFRDVTFNYPEQKTSSLQSISLAIAPGEKVGVIGRSGSGKSSLQKLIVNLYQPNTGNILIDGVDARQLDVSDLRHNIGYVPQDIQLFSGSLRNNLISGARYVEDEAMLRAAEISGVNEFARLHPDGYNLQVGERGQQLSGGQRQAVAIARALLLDPPILVLDEPTSSMDNTSEDRLKQALAPIIAEKTLLLVTHRVSMLALVDRLVIVDKGKIIADGPKAIVMDALKKGQINASR; encoded by the coding sequence ATGAAGTTGCATTCAGTACAAGAGACGAAGGGCTCTGATGAATCGGTCACCCATGAGCCTACCGTTCATGAACCCATCGTCCATGAAAATAGTGACCCTCGCAGCCGTCATGATGATCCTTTATTAGATGGTTTGCTGATCCTCTGTACCTTACAGGGGAAATCCGTCAGCCGTACCACACTCACCGCTGGCTTGCCCTTAGCTAACCAGCGATTGTCCGTAAAATTACTCCCAAGAGCTGCGGCTCGCGCAGGATTACAGGGGCGCGTTCTCAAACGCTCCCTGAATAAAATTTCTGAGATGTCACTCCCAGCGATGTTGCTGTTACGGGAAGGAGGAGCAGCAATTCTGTTAGGCTGGAACGCCGATGGCAGTGCACGGTTGATGCCCAGTGAAACAGAAGGCGGGGAAATTTCCGTTGAGCATAATACGCTGCAACAGAATTACCTTGGCTTAGTGATGTTCGCTCAACCCCGCCATCAGTTCGATCTGCAAAATCCGTCGCTGATCCCCCATACCAAATCCTGGTTTAGAGATACGCTTAAGCTTTCACGTTCGCTCTATCTCGATGCCATCCTCGCCAGTTTGCTGGTGAACATTATCGCCTTGGCCACGCCGCTCTTCGTGATGAATGTCTATGACAGGGTTGTGCCTAATCAAGCAACGGCGACATTATGGGTGCTGGCCATCGGCGTTACCGGTGCTTTTGTTTTCGATTTGATACTCAAAACGCTGCGTGGCATTTGCCTTGATATGGCGGGGAAAAAAACCGATCTGATTATTTCTGCCACGTTATTTGAACGTATCACCGGCATGTCGATGAAGGCTCGGCCACCGCGAGTCGGTAGCTTTGCGCAAAATATTCATGAATTTCAGTCACTCAGAGATTTCCTATCCTCACTGACGCTGACGACGCTGATCGATTTTCCCTTTACGCTGCTTCTGCTGTTAGTTATCGGTATCATCGGCGGCCCGCTGGTCTGGGTTTCCATTCTGGCCTACCCTATCGCCCTGCTGGCGAGTTGGGCAATGCAAAAACCGCTGTCTGCCACGATTGAAAAAACGATGCACCTTGCCAGTGAACGACAGGCTACGCTGATCGAAACGTTGAGCTGTCTGGATGCAATCAAAGTTAATAATGCAGAAAGCGAGCGGCAGCACCAGTGGGAACAGACGATTGGCAGCCTGAGCAAGCTGGAAATGCGGGTGAAGGCGTTGTCTTCACTGGCGGTAAACCTGACGCAATGGTTCCAGCAATTTGCTGGCGTGGCTATGATTGTTGTCGGCGTCTACCTGCTGATTAACGGCAAACTCAGCATGGGTGGGCTGATTGCCTGTTACATGCTGAACGGCAGAGCGCTCATGCCTTTGGGCCAACTGTCTGGTCTGGTCAGCCGTTACCAGCAGGCGCGTTTGACGATGCAAACCACTGAACAAATGATGCAGCTACCACAAGAACGTAGCGATAACGAACATCCGCTGAAGCGCGAAAGTATCCGAGGTGGGATCGAATTTCGCGATGTAACGTTCAATTACCCGGAACAAAAAACCAGTTCGCTGCAAAGTATCAGTCTGGCCATAGCTCCTGGCGAGAAAGTGGGCGTCATTGGCCGCAGCGGTTCAGGCAAAAGCTCACTGCAAAAGCTAATCGTGAACCTCTATCAGCCCAATACCGGTAATATTCTGATCGACGGGGTTGATGCTCGTCAGTTGGATGTCAGCGATTTACGCCACAATATCGGCTATGTTCCTCAGGATATTCAGTTATTCAGCGGGTCGCTGCGCAATAACCTTATTAGCGGCGCACGCTATGTCGAAGATGAAGCCATGCTAAGAGCGGCAGAAATTTCAGGGGTGAACGAGTTTGCACGCCTGCACCCCGATGGCTACAACCTTCAGGTCGGTGAACGCGGGCAACAACTCTCTGGCGGGCAGCGTCAGGCTGTCGCAATAGCCAGAGCGCTATTGCTCGACCCTCCAATTTTGGTGCTTGATGAACCCACCAGTTCGATGGATAACACCAGCGAAGATCGGTTAAAACAAGCTCTCGCCCCTATAATTGCAGAGAAAACGCTGTTGCTGGTTACCCATCGGGTTTCCATGCTGGCACTAGTCGATCGTTTAGTGATTGTCGATAAAGGCAAAATTATTGCCGATGGGCCGAAAGCGATCGTGATGGATGCATTGAAGAAGGGGCAGATCAATGCGTCTCGATAA
- a CDS encoding HlyD family type I secretion periplasmic adaptor subunit — protein sequence MRLDKYIKRIKQYFVGGDEENLQTMPEVSRAMAEDSPRSIRFTLWAIGAFFLFFILWAGLANIDEVTRGDGKAIPSSRLQKIQNLEGGIITEVFIREGQIVNAGDPLLRLDDTRFASNVGETEADRLALLSRIERLNAEISGQALVLSEEITTQAPKVAAGEKELYNSRRQQLYNEVSGLEEQLIQRRQELRDFSAKEIQFRNSLGLLQQEIRMSEPLIAEGAISKVEVLRLRRAEVETRGQLDSIKLSIPRAESAVKESENKIEETRSRYKSEALSQLSEAQTNLNKIEATGKALEDRVNRTLVVSPVRGIVQQVLVNTIGGVIQPGSDLVEIVPLDDKLLVEAKIRPQDIAFLHPGQGAIIKLTAYDYTIYGGLTGQLEQISPDTVTDKEGNSFYIIRLRTDKNYLGSADKPLLIIPGMVASVDIITGKKTILSYLLKPIIRAKAEALRER from the coding sequence ATGCGTCTCGATAAATATATCAAACGAATCAAACAGTATTTTGTTGGTGGGGATGAAGAAAATCTGCAAACCATGCCAGAAGTGAGCCGAGCAATGGCGGAGGATTCGCCACGTTCTATTCGCTTCACGCTGTGGGCTATTGGTGCTTTTTTCCTGTTTTTCATCCTGTGGGCTGGGCTGGCGAATATTGATGAAGTCACACGGGGCGATGGGAAAGCGATCCCTTCTTCCCGACTGCAAAAAATCCAAAATCTGGAAGGTGGCATTATCACGGAAGTGTTCATTCGTGAAGGCCAGATCGTCAATGCAGGCGATCCTTTATTGCGCCTTGATGATACACGTTTTGCTTCTAACGTGGGTGAAACCGAAGCCGATAGACTTGCCCTCCTGTCGCGAATTGAACGCCTGAATGCCGAAATTAGCGGTCAGGCGTTGGTGCTTTCCGAAGAGATTACGACGCAAGCGCCTAAAGTCGCAGCAGGAGAAAAAGAGCTTTATAACAGCCGCCGCCAGCAACTTTATAATGAGGTATCGGGTCTGGAAGAGCAGTTGATCCAACGTCGCCAGGAACTGCGGGATTTTTCTGCCAAGGAGATTCAATTCCGCAATAGCCTGGGCCTGCTTCAGCAAGAAATTAGAATGTCGGAGCCGTTGATCGCAGAAGGCGCTATTTCTAAAGTAGAGGTTTTACGCTTGCGCCGTGCTGAGGTCGAAACCCGTGGCCAACTTGATTCCATCAAACTCTCTATTCCCCGAGCTGAGTCCGCAGTTAAAGAGAGTGAAAATAAAATAGAGGAGACACGCAGCCGCTATAAAAGCGAAGCGTTATCCCAACTCAGTGAAGCACAAACCAATCTGAATAAAATTGAAGCCACGGGTAAGGCACTCGAAGACCGGGTAAACCGGACGCTGGTCGTCTCCCCTGTTCGCGGTATTGTGCAGCAGGTTCTGGTGAATACCATCGGAGGTGTGATTCAACCGGGTAGCGATTTGGTGGAAATTGTGCCACTGGATGACAAGTTGCTGGTGGAAGCTAAAATACGCCCTCAGGATATTGCCTTTTTACACCCTGGTCAGGGTGCCATAATAAAATTGACGGCCTATGACTATACTATCTATGGCGGTTTAACAGGTCAGTTGGAGCAAATTAGCCCAGATACGGTAACGGATAAAGAAGGGAACAGCTTTTATATTATTCGTTTGCGAACTGATAAAAATTATTTAGGCTCAGCCGATAAACCTCTTCTTATTATTCCCGGCATGGTGGCCTCTGTAGATATAATAACGGGAAAGAAAACTATCCTCAGTTATTTGTTAAAACCAATCATTCGGGCAAAAGCAGAAGCACTACGAGAAAGATAA
- a CDS encoding sensor domain-containing protein translates to MYEIIITLLLLLLLFSSVKNRKIKQKFKTEQKKQDFLNMTFFAMEYSPASIMIADENCEIIYVNRQFITMSGYMPDEVIGKKTNILNSGMTNASVYEDLWATINKGNVWSGEFVNRRKDGQLYWEKANIVKIYNKASNTTQYVGIKLDITERKSQEHHDNSYNRALELLSSGAPLKDILDAIIFSVEEKNPGRIVCSVLLVDKDKKCLTLGSAPSLPGFYKNAIHNVKIADGVASFGTAAYTGKRVIAEDISVHPHWSLYKGLALYAGLRSCWSEPIIGQNKEILGVLSVYHRKVYAPTEEEIFSIEKSAQLISIAIERYHAIDMLRRSEEHYRQLAHYDSLTSLANGLTFAEQMEQAILLSKQTGRKIALMFLDLDKFKQINDSFGHAVGDLLLKEAAARMRGAVRDSDTVYRRSGDEFIILLQGIKEIDNTLYVADKIHNALNKPFEINGKKLDISCSIGIALYPEHGSDSLTLAINADSAMYQAKAMGRSQTQIYHSMNDH, encoded by the coding sequence GTGTATGAAATTATAATAACCTTACTGTTATTGTTGTTATTGTTTTCTTCTGTGAAGAATAGAAAAATTAAACAAAAGTTTAAAACTGAGCAGAAAAAACAAGATTTTCTCAACATGACTTTTTTTGCAATGGAATATAGCCCTGCCTCAATTATGATCGCAGATGAAAATTGTGAAATTATTTACGTAAATCGTCAGTTTATTACCATGTCTGGCTATATGCCGGATGAAGTGATTGGAAAAAAAACGAATATATTAAACTCTGGCATGACCAATGCCAGCGTTTATGAAGACCTGTGGGCTACCATAAATAAAGGTAATGTTTGGAGTGGTGAGTTTGTTAACCGACGTAAAGATGGGCAACTGTATTGGGAAAAGGCCAATATTGTTAAAATATATAATAAGGCGAGTAACACGACTCAATATGTTGGCATTAAGTTAGATATCACGGAGCGGAAATCACAGGAACATCATGATAATTCATACAATCGCGCGCTGGAGCTGCTATCAAGTGGTGCGCCGCTAAAAGATATTTTGGATGCGATCATTTTCAGCGTTGAAGAAAAAAATCCTGGCCGCATTGTCTGTTCTGTACTGCTAGTTGATAAAGATAAGAAATGCCTAACGCTTGGATCCGCACCAAGCCTGCCGGGTTTTTATAAAAATGCTATTCATAATGTAAAAATTGCCGATGGTGTGGCCTCTTTTGGTACCGCCGCTTATACCGGAAAGCGTGTAATTGCTGAAGATATCTCAGTCCATCCACACTGGTCTTTATACAAAGGGCTTGCATTATATGCCGGGCTGCGTTCCTGTTGGTCTGAACCTATCATCGGTCAGAATAAAGAAATATTAGGTGTTTTAAGCGTTTACCATCGTAAAGTCTATGCGCCGACCGAAGAAGAAATTTTCTCTATAGAGAAATCGGCACAACTGATTTCGATCGCTATCGAGCGATATCATGCGATTGATATGCTGCGGCGGAGTGAGGAGCACTATCGGCAGTTGGCACACTATGACTCATTAACGTCATTGGCTAATGGCCTGACATTCGCCGAACAAATGGAGCAAGCGATCCTGTTATCTAAACAAACGGGCAGAAAAATCGCACTAATGTTCCTCGATCTTGATAAATTTAAACAGATAAACGATTCGTTCGGACATGCTGTTGGTGACTTGTTATTAAAAGAAGCGGCGGCGCGTATGCGCGGTGCGGTTCGGGATTCTGATACGGTATATCGCCGTAGCGGTGATGAATTTATTATTCTGCTTCAGGGCATTAAAGAAATTGATAATACACTTTATGTCGCCGATAAAATCCATAATGCATTGAACAAACCTTTTGAAATCAATGGTAAAAAACTGGATATATCATGCAGTATCGGTATTGCATTGTACCCAGAGCACGGTTCTGACTCTCTGACGCTGGCAATTAACGCTGACTCTGCCATGTACCAGGCTAAAGCCATGGGTCGTAGTCAAACACAGATTTATCACAGCATGAATGATCACTGA
- the pdeH gene encoding cyclic-guanylate-specific phosphodiesterase has product MAELIVKQEGHLNQFEAGFFQQENAEPLGADYWHQCQRRYTFQPIYRTSGKLMAIELLTSVFSPTLPQKFISPEKYFANIDVETRLLIIVEQLQLLSQWSFRFTRDDLFASVNIDGMTLLALQNNLEAKRLIAQMPWIRFEMVENQGGLPKEVLTRLPEAQTLWLDDFGCGMANFSSLMLAQYDCIKVARELFILLQQSSEGRTVFPALIALLSRFCNYVVIEGIETQEEWAVVQASHAYAAQGYYLSRPQPFENFETLKLEL; this is encoded by the coding sequence ATGGCGGAACTCATCGTGAAGCAGGAAGGTCACCTTAATCAGTTTGAAGCTGGATTTTTCCAACAGGAAAACGCGGAGCCGTTAGGCGCTGATTACTGGCACCAATGTCAACGGCGGTATACTTTTCAGCCCATTTATCGAACATCTGGTAAATTAATGGCTATTGAGTTACTGACCTCCGTTTTTTCTCCGACCCTGCCGCAAAAATTCATCTCTCCTGAAAAATACTTCGCCAATATTGATGTTGAAACCCGCCTGTTAATTATTGTAGAACAATTGCAACTTTTGTCTCAATGGAGTTTTCGATTTACTCGTGACGATCTTTTTGCTTCCGTCAACATAGATGGCATGACGTTATTGGCATTACAAAATAATCTGGAAGCCAAACGCCTGATCGCGCAAATGCCTTGGATTCGTTTTGAAATGGTCGAAAATCAAGGGGGACTGCCGAAAGAAGTGCTAACCAGACTCCCAGAGGCACAAACACTGTGGTTGGATGATTTTGGCTGTGGTATGGCGAATTTTTCATCATTGATGCTGGCTCAGTATGACTGCATCAAAGTCGCGCGTGAGCTCTTTATTCTTTTGCAGCAAAGTAGTGAAGGACGAACGGTTTTTCCCGCGCTGATCGCCTTGCTATCACGTTTTTGCAATTATGTGGTGATTGAGGGGATCGAAACACAGGAGGAATGGGCGGTTGTTCAGGCATCGCATGCTTATGCTGCCCAAGGTTACTATCTCTCACGCCCCCAGCCATTTGAGAATTTTGAGACGTTGAAGCTCGAACTATAG
- a CDS encoding YfhL family 4Fe-4S dicluster ferredoxin produces the protein MALLITHKCINCDMCEPECPNQAISMGMDIYEIDTTLCTECVGHYDTPTCQKVCPIDNTIVKDPNHIEGNEQLWEKYVLMHHADRI, from the coding sequence ATGGCGTTACTCATCACCCATAAATGCATCAACTGTGACATGTGTGAGCCCGAGTGTCCTAATCAGGCCATCTCCATGGGCATGGACATTTATGAAATTGATACCACGCTCTGCACAGAGTGCGTTGGTCACTACGACACACCGACGTGTCAGAAAGTTTGTCCAATTGACAATACGATCGTCAAAGATCCAAATCATATTGAAGGCAATGAGCAGTTGTGGGAAAAATATGTGCTCATGCACCATGCCGACAGGATTTGA
- the acpS gene encoding holo-ACP synthase: protein MAILGLGTDIVEIARIDAVIERSGERLARRVLTDAEWARYQQHQQPVRFLAKRFAVKEAAAKALGTGIRNGLAFNQFEVFNDELGKPCLRFFAKAAELAEQIGVKHVHVTLADERRYACATVIIES, encoded by the coding sequence ATGGCAATCCTTGGGCTTGGCACCGATATTGTCGAAATCGCCCGTATTGATGCTGTTATTGAACGTTCAGGCGAGCGATTGGCTCGCCGTGTTCTGACGGATGCTGAATGGGCGCGTTATCAGCAGCATCAGCAGCCAGTTCGTTTCCTTGCCAAACGTTTTGCCGTGAAAGAAGCGGCTGCAAAAGCTTTGGGTACGGGAATTCGCAACGGGCTCGCGTTCAACCAGTTTGAGGTTTTTAATGACGAACTGGGTAAACCTTGTCTGCGTTTTTTTGCTAAGGCGGCAGAGTTGGCGGAACAGATAGGCGTTAAACACGTACATGTGACGTTGGCTGACGAAAGACGCTATGCCTGTGCGACAGTGATTATCGAAAGCTAA
- the pdxJ gene encoding pyridoxine 5'-phosphate synthase has translation MAELLLGVNIDHIATLRNARGTAYPDPVQAAFVVEQAGADGITVHLREDRRHITDRDVRILRETLQTRMNLEMAVTEEMLNIACEVKPHFCCLVPEKRQEVTTEGGLDVAGQQEKIDNAVARLSQANILVSLFIDADKRQIDAAVASGAPYIEIHTGAYADAPDDETRQHEFERIRDAATYAAAQGLKVNAGHGLTYHNVLPIAALPEMHELNIGHAIIGRAVMSGLKDAVAEMKSLMREARR, from the coding sequence ATGGCTGAACTGTTGCTTGGCGTTAACATTGATCACATCGCGACACTGCGTAATGCGCGTGGAACGGCGTATCCCGACCCCGTTCAGGCGGCTTTTGTTGTCGAACAGGCTGGCGCGGATGGCATTACGGTACATTTGCGTGAAGATCGTCGCCATATCACTGATCGTGATGTGCGGATACTGAGAGAGACGCTCCAAACTCGAATGAATCTGGAAATGGCTGTCACGGAAGAAATGCTGAACATCGCCTGTGAGGTGAAGCCGCATTTTTGCTGTCTGGTACCAGAAAAACGCCAGGAAGTGACGACCGAAGGCGGCTTGGATGTCGCAGGGCAACAGGAAAAAATTGATAACGCGGTAGCCAGACTTAGCCAGGCTAACATATTGGTTTCGCTATTTATCGATGCAGATAAACGGCAAATTGATGCCGCCGTTGCCAGCGGTGCACCTTATATTGAAATCCATACGGGAGCCTATGCCGATGCTCCCGATGATGAAACTCGTCAGCATGAGTTCGAGCGCATTCGCGATGCTGCAACTTACGCCGCTGCGCAAGGGCTTAAAGTCAATGCCGGTCATGGTTTGACGTACCATAACGTTCTGCCTATTGCCGCGCTGCCGGAAATGCACGAATTAAATATCGGGCATGCCATTATCGGGCGTGCAGTAATGAGCGGTCTGAAGGATGCGGTTGCCGAAATGAAGAGCCTGATGCGGGAAGCTCGCCGCTGA
- the recO gene encoding DNA repair protein RecO, whose product MEGWQRAFVLHGRPYSETSLLLDLFSESDGRVRVLAKGARARRSSLKGCLQPFTPLLVRWGGRGEVKTLRSAEPVSLALPLTGSMLYSGLYVNELLSRVLEHETNYSALFFDYLHCLQHLAAQDASPEPALRRFELALLGYLGYGVDFLHCAGSGEPVADTMTYQYREERGFIASLVVDNKSFTGHELRSLASREFPDTGTLKAAKRFTRIALKPYLGGKPLKSRELFRQFVPAANLSKPTSSDK is encoded by the coding sequence ATGGAAGGCTGGCAGCGCGCATTTGTCTTGCATGGGCGACCTTATAGTGAAACCAGCTTATTGCTGGATCTGTTCAGCGAAAGCGATGGTCGAGTTCGTGTGCTTGCCAAAGGCGCACGAGCCCGCCGCTCTAGCTTGAAAGGTTGCTTACAGCCTTTCACTCCGCTGCTGGTGCGTTGGGGCGGGCGGGGAGAAGTGAAGACATTGCGCAGCGCCGAACCCGTTTCGCTGGCATTACCACTGACTGGTTCGATGCTGTATAGCGGTTTATATGTTAATGAACTACTGTCTCGTGTGCTGGAGCATGAAACCAATTACTCCGCTCTTTTCTTTGACTATCTCCATTGTTTACAACATCTTGCTGCACAAGATGCTTCCCCAGAACCGGCATTAAGGCGCTTTGAATTAGCGTTACTGGGCTATCTGGGATACGGCGTCGATTTCCTACATTGTGCCGGCAGCGGTGAGCCCGTGGCAGACACCATGACCTATCAGTATCGAGAGGAAAGGGGATTTATTGCCAGTCTGGTTGTCGATAATAAAAGCTTTACCGGACATGAATTACGCTCGCTGGCATCACGTGAATTTCCTGATACTGGAACACTAAAGGCAGCAAAGCGTTTCACCCGCATCGCGTTAAAGCCGTATTTGGGCGGAAAACCGCTGAAAAGTCGTGAGCTGTTTCGACAGTTTGTTCCTGCTGCTAATTTGTCCAAACCCACTTCTTCTGATAAATAA
- the era gene encoding GTPase Era — MSEIQTHCGFVAIVGRPNVGKSTLLNQLLGQKISITSRKPQTTRHRIMGIHTEGPYQAIYVDTPGLHIEEKRAINRLMNRAASSSIGDVELIIFVVEGTHWNDDDDMVLNKLRDQKLPVLLAINKVDNVTDKTKLLPHIQFLSQQMDFLDVVPISAEKGTNVDTIASIVRKHLPQATHHFPEDYITDRSQRFMASEIIREKLMRFLGEELPYSVTVEIERFVTNERGGYDINGLILVEREGQKKMVIGNKGAKIKTIGIESRQDMEEMFEAKVHLELWVKVKSGWADDERALRSLGYSEDL; from the coding sequence ATGAGCGAAATACAGACACACTGCGGTTTTGTCGCGATTGTTGGTCGACCAAACGTCGGAAAATCGACGTTATTGAATCAATTACTGGGGCAGAAGATCTCTATTACGTCACGTAAGCCCCAGACGACGCGGCACCGCATTATGGGTATTCATACTGAAGGGCCTTATCAGGCGATTTATGTGGATACGCCGGGGCTGCATATTGAAGAAAAACGAGCGATTAACCGCCTGATGAACCGTGCGGCTAGCAGTTCGATTGGTGACGTTGAGCTGATCATTTTCGTTGTTGAAGGTACACACTGGAACGACGACGATGACATGGTGTTGAATAAGCTGCGCGATCAGAAACTTCCCGTGCTGTTGGCGATCAATAAAGTCGATAACGTCACGGATAAGACTAAGCTGCTGCCGCATATCCAGTTCCTCAGCCAGCAGATGGACTTCCTTGACGTTGTCCCTATCTCTGCGGAGAAGGGTACGAATGTCGATACGATTGCCAGTATTGTGCGTAAGCACTTACCGCAGGCAACACACCACTTCCCGGAAGATTACATCACCGATCGTTCACAGCGTTTCATGGCATCGGAAATTATCCGTGAGAAACTGATGCGTTTCCTAGGTGAAGAATTACCGTATTCCGTGACGGTCGAAATCGAGCGTTTTGTGACTAACGAGCGCGGTGGTTACGACATCAACGGTCTGATTCTGGTTGAACGTGAAGGCCAGAAGAAGATGGTCATTGGCAACAAAGGCGCCAAAATTAAAACCATCGGTATCGAGTCTCGTCAGGATATGGAAGAAATGTTCGAGGCTAAGGTACACCTTGAACTGTGGGTCAAAGTTAAATCCGGCTGGGCAGATGACGAGCGTGCCCTGCGTAGCCTGGGTTATAGCGAAGACTTGTAA
- the rnc gene encoding ribonuclease III, giving the protein MNPILINRLQRKLGYTFQQYELLLQALTHRSASSKHNERLEFLGDSILSFVIANALYHRFPKVDEGDMSRMRATLVRGNTLAEIAREFELGECLRLGPGELKSGGFRRESILADTVEALIGGIFLDSDILNIERLILNWYQTRLDEISPGDKQKDPKTRLQEFLQGRHLPLPTYLVVQVRGEAHDQEFTIHCQVSGFSESVIGTGSSRRKAEQAAAEQALKKLGLE; this is encoded by the coding sequence ATGAATCCCATCCTGATAAATCGTTTACAAAGAAAGCTGGGCTATACTTTTCAGCAGTACGAGCTTTTGTTACAGGCGTTGACACATCGCAGTGCCAGCAGCAAACACAATGAAAGACTCGAATTCCTGGGTGACTCCATCCTGAGTTTTGTGATCGCTAATGCGCTGTATCATCGTTTTCCCAAGGTTGATGAGGGAGACATGAGCCGGATGCGAGCCACTCTGGTGCGGGGTAATACTCTGGCAGAAATCGCGCGCGAATTCGAACTGGGAGAGTGCTTACGCCTAGGCCCCGGTGAGTTAAAAAGCGGTGGTTTCCGTCGCGAATCGATATTGGCTGATACAGTCGAAGCGCTGATCGGTGGCATTTTCCTCGACAGTGACATTCTGAATATCGAACGTTTGATCTTAAATTGGTATCAAACGCGCTTGGATGAAATCAGTCCCGGCGATAAGCAAAAAGATCCGAAAACGCGGCTGCAGGAATTTCTGCAAGGGCGTCACTTACCTTTGCCAACCTATCTGGTGGTACAGGTTCGTGGGGAAGCACACGATCAGGAATTTACTATCCACTGTCAGGTGAGTGGCTTTAGTGAGTCGGTCATTGGTACTGGATCGAGTCGTCGTAAAGCCGAACAGGCTGCGGCTGAACAAGCGTTGAAAAAACTGGGGCTTGAATGA
- the lepB gene encoding signal peptidase I, whose translation MANMFAVILALVTLVTGIVWCLERFVWAPARRKKFAAMSGADLADSAISSKAIQQPGWIETIASVFPVVALVLVVRSFIYEPFQIPSGSMMPTLLIGDFILVEKFAYGIKEPFTQKTLIETGHPKRGDVVVFKYPSDPRVDFIKRVVGVPGDRVSYNPITKQVTIRPSCQGQQACDTALAVTYSNVQPSDFVQTFNQPGGGSRGGFYSVPANDNSVEGVRMGARKESLGNVTHNILLVPGQQDQLGGYYQQSQQQLATWVVPTGHYFMMGDNRDNSLDSRYWGFVPERNLVGKATAIWMSFEKQEGEWPTGVRLSRIGGIH comes from the coding sequence ATGGCCAATATGTTTGCCGTAATTCTGGCATTGGTGACGCTGGTCACGGGGATTGTCTGGTGTTTGGAACGCTTTGTCTGGGCACCTGCTCGCCGGAAAAAATTTGCTGCTATGAGCGGTGCCGATCTGGCAGATAGTGCTATTTCATCGAAAGCCATTCAACAACCTGGGTGGATTGAGACGATAGCGTCCGTTTTCCCGGTAGTGGCTTTGGTACTGGTCGTGCGCTCCTTCATTTATGAGCCGTTTCAAATTCCATCCGGTTCGATGATGCCAACGCTGTTGATCGGCGATTTTATTCTGGTGGAGAAATTTGCCTATGGCATTAAAGAACCCTTCACGCAGAAAACGTTGATCGAAACGGGGCATCCGAAGCGTGGCGACGTGGTGGTATTTAAATATCCGTCCGATCCCAGAGTGGATTTCATCAAGCGCGTGGTTGGCGTGCCGGGCGATCGCGTCAGCTATAACCCGATAACCAAGCAGGTAACGATTCGTCCATCCTGTCAGGGGCAGCAGGCGTGTGATACGGCACTGGCGGTCACATACAGTAATGTGCAGCCTAGCGATTTTGTGCAGACTTTCAACCAGCCTGGAGGGGGATCGCGTGGCGGTTTTTACTCGGTGCCGGCTAATGACAACAGCGTGGAAGGTGTCCGCATGGGCGCGCGCAAAGAGTCATTAGGCAATGTCACGCATAATATTCTGTTAGTACCGGGCCAGCAGGATCAGCTCGGTGGTTATTACCAGCAATCGCAGCAGCAGCTTGCGACGTGGGTTGTCCCTACTGGGCATTACTTCATGATGGGTGATAACCGAGACAACAGTCTGGATAGTCGCTATTGGGGCTTTGTGCCGGAGAGAAATCTGGTCGGTAAAGCTACCGCTATCTGGATGAGTTTTGAGAAACAGGAAGGTGAATGGCCTACCGGTGTTCGTTTGAGTCGCATCGGCGGTATTCATTAA